ACGTCATCGGGCAGGAAGACGGGGTCATGCAGCGTGACCCATGTTGCCTGGGCGACAAGGGACAGCTCCGCCATAATCTGCGCACCGGAGTTGCCCCCACCCACCACGAGCACACGCTGGCCGGTAAAAGGTGCCGCTTTACAATAATGGGAGGAATGGATTTGCGCCCCAGAAAATAACCTTTGGCCCGGATAATCGGGAACAAAGGGTGCAGACCATGTGCCGGTCGCCCCGATGACAGCGCGGCTGAGGAAATCACCCGCGTTCGTTCGGACATTCAGGAATTTCTGGTCAGCGCGTTCCACACGTCGGACCGTCACAGGACGGCGGATCGGCGGCGCATAGCGCGCCTCGTAGCGGTGCAGATAGTCAAGTACCTCGTCGCGGGTAGGGTAGCTGCCATCGGGCGTGTCGGGCATCGGCCAGCCGGGGAGCGAACTGTAGGACGCGGGCGAGAACAGATGCAGGGAGTCCCAGCCATGCACCCACGCACCACCCGCCTGCGTCCCGTTATCGAGAATGACGTAACGCAGCCCGGTCCGTCGTAGAAAATACGATGCGGCGAGTGCCGCCTGACCACCGCCCACGATCACAACATCGAACTGTTCCGCCATTGCCCGGCTCACAGGCTTTCCGGGAGACGGAATTCCGTCTTCCGTTCGCTATAGCGGTCCACAAGGTAGTCGGCCCGGTCGCGCAACAGCGATGTGAACTTCATCAGTTCCTCCATGACATCCACCATCCGGTCATAGAGGGGGGACGGCTTCATGCGGTCATCGTCACCGAACTGCGTATAGGCCATTGGTACGCTGGACTGGTTGGGGATGGTGAACATCCGCATCCACCGCCCCAGCACCCGCAGGGCATTGACGGAATTGAAGCTCTGCGACCCACCCGAAACCTGCATGACCGCCAGCGTGCGGCCCTGCGTCGGGCGGATCGAGCCTTCGGTCAGAGGCAGCCAGTCGATCTGGTTTTTGAATACTGCCGTCATGTTGCCGTGCCGTTCAGGGCTGCACCAGACCTGGCCTTCAGACCAGATCGAGAGTTCCCGCAGTTCCCGCACCTTCGAATGACTTGCGGGCACGGAATCCGCTACCGGCAGGCCGGTCGGGTCGAACACCCGTGTCTCGGCCCCCAGTACCTTCAGGATGCGTTCTGCCTCAAGCACCAGCAACCGGCTGAAGGATCGGGGACGCAAAGAGCCATAGAGCAGCAGGATACGCGGCGGATGGTCCACACGCGGTTGCGGTTCCAGCCGCGCGAGATCGACCCGTTCAAGATATTCGGGGTGGAGGGCCGGCAAGTCAGGTTCGGTCATTGTGATATTGGTCCATTCGTGCATTACGAGTGGCTGATCCAGGGCAACCACAGGGACAGCGCCGCGAGTGTGACCAGCAGGACGGGCGGGGTGATCGCCAGTCCAACTTTCATATACTGCCCCCATGTGACCCGATGGTTCCTGGATGCCAGCACATGCAGCCACAGCAGTGTTGCGAGACTACCAATCGGCGTGAATTTTGGTCCGAGGTCGCAGCCGATGACGTTGGCATAGATCATCAGGTCGCGTGTCAGCGGCGTGATGTCGTGAGCCTGCTGGATCGCCAGCGCCCCGACCAGCACACTCGGCATATTGTTCATGATGGACGACAGAACAGCCGCCAGAAAGCCGGTGCCGATGGTGGCCGTGAACGTCCCTTGATGACCGAGCCAGACCAGTGCGGTCGCAAGATAGTTGGTCAGCCCGGCATTGCGCAGTCCATACACCACCAGATACATGCCCAGGGAGAAGATCACGATCTGCCACGGGGCGCCCCGCAGCACCTTGCGAACAGCGATCACCCGGCCATACCCGGCGACGAGTAACAGGGTTCCGGCGGCCAGGCAGGCTACGACACAGACCGGGATATGAAACGGCGCTGTCAGGAAATAGGCCGCCAGAACGAGGGCCAGTAGCGGAAATGCCGCCCGGAATACATGAGGGTCACGAATGGCCGTGGCAGGTGCGGGCAGTTCGGCGACGGGATAGGTCGCAGGCACCTGCCGTCGATACCACAGCCACAGGACGGCAAGCGTTGCACCAAGGGCTACCAGATCGACAGGGACCATGATCGCGGCATAGCGATCGAACGCAATGCCGAAGAAATTCGCGCTGACAATGTTCACCAGATTGGAAATCACCAGCGGCAGGCTGGTGGTATCGGCGACGAAGCCCGTGGCGACAATAAAGGCCAGGGCCGCAGCAGGACTGAGGCGGAGTTGAGTGAGGATGGCGATGACAATGGGCGTGAGCAGCAGGGCCGCGCCGTCATTGGCGAAAACCGCTGCAATGGCCGCTCCCAGCACCACGATCAGCGGGAATAGCGTCCGGCCTCGCCCTTTGCCCCAGCGCACGACGTGCAGGGCGGCCCAATGGAAGAACCCGGCCTCATCCAGCAACAGCGAGATGACGATCAGCGCGATAAAGGTGAAGGTCGCGTCCCAGACGATGTGCCAGACGACGGGGATGTCGTGCCAGTGGATCACACCAGTTGCCAGAGCCACGGCGGCACCTGCCATTGCGCTCCAACCGATACCCAGCCCCCGAGGCTGCCAGATGACAAAAACGAGCGTGACAACGAAAATCAGAAGAGCCAGCATCAGGAGATCCGCTTACCGGATTCATCGACGATCTTCTCGCCATCCTCTTTGACGAAAGCACCCCGCTGCGGGTTGGGCAGGATGTCCAGAACCGCCTCGGACGGACGACAGAGTGCCGCACCCAGCGGGGTGACGACGATCGGCCGGTTCATCAAGATTGGGTGTGCGATCATGGCATCGATCAGCGCGTCATCGCTCAGGGCCGGATTATCGAGGCCGAGTTCGTGAAAGGGCGTGCCCTTTTCCCGCAGGACCGAGCGCACCGGAACGCCCATACGGGCAATCAGACTGACCAGTTCCTCACGACTGGGAGGCGTTTTCAGATACTCAATAATGCGAGGTTCCTCGCCGCTGTTGCGGATCAGTGCCAGCACGTTGCGCGACGTGCCGCAGGCTGGGTTGTGGTAGATCGTGATGGTCATGAGCAGGATTCCCGGGATGGGCAGCAGGAGGACAGGGTCGCGATCAGGGGCGCGCAGAGCTCGGGGCTGCCCGCACAGCAGTCCCTGACGAGGAAAAGCATCAGGTCCCGCAGGCTCGGAAGACAGGCGCGATAGACGATCAGCCGGCTATGGCGTTGCGAGGTCAGCAGACCGGCACGGGCCAGGGTGGCGAGATGGGCCGAGATCGTGTTTTGCGGGACATCGAGGTGCCGCGCGACGTCTCCGGCGGGCAGGCCGTCCGGTTCGTGGCGCACCAGCAGGCGGAAGATCTCCAGCCGTGTGGACTGCGACAGGGCGCTCAGGGCAGCGAGGGCGGATTCTGTATCCATATATCCTTGTTTGTGGATATATTGTCGTAAGTCAAGCTATCCTATGTGAGGAAACGGAGATCACGACTGTCGGCTTCCTCAATTTTTCCGCTCAGACCAGACATTCCGCTTACTCCCTAAACTGTCTGTCGGCTCAGCAGAAACAGAGCAGACAGGCGGTAGTCGCCTACATGTCGGACATAAAAGTGGGTTGGCTCGCCTTTCGCATAGCGGACATAGTCCGCGCAGTCCCCCGCTATCACTTGGAGCCGAGAGTGGGGTGATCGTTATGGGAAATAACCAGCAAGAATACAGGCGCTTAGGTTGGCCGTAGCAAGACCGCCCAAAGCCACTGGGCAGGGAGCATAAATCATTTGGATCGGGCAACGATACTTTCGGTTTTCGGCCTTGACACGATGATGTTCGGTGCGGGCGGCAATCCAGATTTTCTGGACAGCGTCAAGATTCATGAAGGCAATTCCGAACCCACCCAGATGGGGTGGACGGCCTCCCTGCGGCATCAATGTGCCATGATGGAGGTTCACTGACCATCAGGAGGAGACCGCCCGTATGAAAGCTAGCATAATTGGCCTTGATATTGCCAAATCCGTTTTTCAGGCTCATGGGGCTGACGCAATTGGAAAGTGCGTTTTCAAGCGCAAGCTTGGTCGCAGTGAAGTTTCAGCATTTTTTGCAAAACTTGACCCATGTGAAGTTGTTCTGGAAGCCTGCGGGTCAGCTCATTACTGGGCACGGGTGATCAGCAGGATTGGTCATGATGTCAGACTGGTTCCTCCTGATCGGGTCAAATCATTTGTCAAAAAAGGCAAGAAAAATGACGCTGTTGATGCGGCTGCGATCTGCATGGCGGCGACTCATCCTGATACGATGTGTGTTCCGATCAAGAGCGAAGAGCAGCAAGGTGTCTTGTCACTGCATTCTGGGGTCGTTTGCGGGAGGGGGCGAAATCCTACGCTAAGCTGAGAACGCGCTTCCCATAATCCCTGAGCTCGCCCTTCGGTCCGACATATCTGTATAGAGTGACGCGCTCGATCCCGAGTTCCTTGCACAGATCGGAAACAGACGTGTCGCGCTGCGCCATGGCGGCCTGGGCGAGACGCACCTGTGCTTTGGTCAGGGCGAATTTTCGCCCTCCCTTTCGTCCGCGCGCTCTGGCTGCGGCAAGGCCAGCCATGGTGCGCTCGCGGATCAGATCCCGCTCGAACTCGGCCAGAGTGGCAAAGATACCGAACACCATGCGGCCGGATGCGGTCGTGGTGTCGATCTGAGCGCCTTTTCCGGTCAGCACACGCAGGCCGATCCTGCGGTCTGACAGATCCTTCACGGTGTTGACCAGGTGGGCGAGCGAGCGCCCGAGGCGATCGAGTTTCCAGACCACCAGCACATCGCCGTCGCGCAAGGATTTGAGGCATGCAGCTAAGCCGGGCCGATCATCGCGGCTACCGGATGCACGATCATCATAAATATTACCTGGCTCGATACCGGCGGCACGCAGGGCGTCGTGCTGGAGGTCGAGGGATTGGGAACCATCGGCTTTGGAGACGCGGGCATATCCGATCAGCATGTTTCTTAAACGTTGGTTTGAAGCGGTGACGAACATGAGCACATAAGCTTGCACTATTGTGTATCTTAACCAGCATCGCAATCAAACTATCTCAAACCTTACCTTGGAAAGAATAAGGAGCATGTATGCCGCGTCGCGTGACCCTGACCGATCGACAGCGCGAGGCGCTGTTTCACTTACCGGTCGATCAAGGTGATCTGCTGCGGCACTATACCCTTAGCGATGAGGATCTCGGGCATATCCGCCAGCGCCGGCGCGCCCACAACCGTTTCGGCTTCGCGCTGCAACTGTGCGTCCTGCGCTACCCGGGCCGGGTACTCACCCCTGGCGAGCTGATCCCGGCACAGGTATCGGATTTCATCGCGGCCCAGCTCGGGCTGAGCCGTGACGATCTACTCCTCTATGCCGCGCGCGAGGAGACCCGGCATGAGCATCTGGCGGACCTACGCCGGATCTACGGCTATCGCTCCTTTTCGGGGCGGGGCGCACGGGATTTGCGCGATTGGATCGCTCGGGAAGCCGAGGCGGCGACATCGAATGAGGATCTTGCCCGTCGCTTCGTTGCAGAGTGTCGCCGCACCCGCACAATCCTTCCCGGTTTCTCAACGATTGAGCGCCTTTGTGCCGATGCACTGGTCAAGGCCGAACGCAGGATCGAAGATCGTATCGCCCATCGCATAACACCAGCCCTGAGCGAGAATTTGGCTCATCTGTTAGAGAATACGGTGGATGGTCGCATCACCCGCTTCGTATGGCTGCGACAGTTCGAAGTTGGCGCAAATTCGGCGGCGGCCAATCGGCTGATGGATCGACTGGAATATCTCCACAAGTTCGATCTTCCGGCAGATTTGCTGGACGGCGTTCCCGCGCATCGTGTGACCCGCCTTCGCCGGCAGGGCGAGCGCTATTACGCCGACGGCATGCGCGATCTGCCCGAAGGCAGGCGGCTTGCAATCCTCGCTGTCTGCACCATGGAATGGCGGTCATCTCTGGCTGATGTCATCGTGGAGACCCACGATCGCATCGTAGGCCGTCTCTATCGGGTCTCCGAACGCCTTTGCAGCACCAAGATCGCCGACGAAAAGGCGGCCGTTCGGGACACGCTGAAGTCTTTTGCTGAAATCGGTGGTGCTTTGCTTGGAGCGCAGGACGATGGCGCATCCCTGGACGGGATAATCACCACCGGTCCAGGCTGGGAACGGTTCAGAACCCTTGTCGCCACGGCCTCTGCGTTGACCAATGTGCTCGCTGCCGACCCGCTCAGCCGTGTGCTGGACGGCTATCATCGCTTCCGCCTCTATGCGCCCAGGATGCTGCGCCTGCTCGACATGCAGGCGGCGCCGATTGCCAAGCCTCTTCTGACGGCTATCGCGCTGCTACAGAGCGGGATCAAATCCGATCCTCCTATGGATTTTCTACGTCCCAACTCCAAATGGCATCGCCATCTTCGCGCTGCGCCCGCCGGCGACTACCGACTTTGGGAAATCGCGGTGCTGTTCCATATCCGCGACGCTTTCCGGTCCGGCGATATATGGCTGGCAAAATCGCGCCGCTATGGCGACCTCAAGCAGATCCTGGTCCCGCCACAGGCGATAGAGCAGACCGCGCGGTTCGCTGTGCCGCTGCAACCCGGCGAATGGCTTGCCGAGCGCAGGGCTCGACTGGATACACAACTGAAGGCGCTTGGCCGCGCGGCGCGAACCGGTACGATCCCAGGCGGCATCATCGAGAACGGCAAGCTGCACATCGACAAGCTGAAGGCTGACACACCCGAAGGCACTGAGGATCTCGTACTCGATCTCTATCAACAGCTCCCGTCCACGAGGATCACCGATTTGTTGCTGGAAGTCGATGAGCGAACCGGATTCTCCGAGGCTTTCACGCATCTGCGCACTGGCGTGCCTTGCCGCGACCATATCGGCCTGATGAACGTGTTGTTGGCGGAAGGCGTCAATCTTGGTCTACGCAAGATGGCAGCGGCGACCAATACGCACAGCTTCTGGGAATTGCTGCGGATCGCACGCTGGCATGTCGAAGGCAGCGCCTATGATCGGGCGCTCGCCATGATCGTGGAAGCCCATGCCGCTCTGCCTATGTCCGCCTTCTGGGGACAAGGGAAATCCGCATCCAGCGACGGGCAGTTCTTCCTTGCTACCGAGCAGGGCGAAGCGATGAATCTGATCAACGCGAAATATGGCAACGTCCCAGGCCTCAAGGGATACAGCCATGTGTCCGATCAATATGCACCCTTCGCTACCCAGGTCATCCCAGCAACGGTCAGCGAGGCACCTTATATACTCGATGGGCTGCTCATGAATGACGCAGGCCGCCGCGTCCGCCAGCATTTTGCCGACACGGGTGGCTTTACCGATCATGTGTTCGCCGCCAGCTCCTTGCTCGGCTACAGGTTCGCACCGCGTATCCGAGATCTCTCTCAGAAAAGACTCTATGCCTTCACGCCCAACGCGACGCCCGCCAATGTGCGAGCGCTGGTTGGCGGCAAAATCAATGAACCGCTCATCGAGCGCAACTGGCCCGACATCCTGCGCGTCACGGCAACGATCGCAGCGGGCATCGTCGCCCCCAGCCAGATTCTTCGCAAGCTCGCTTCCTACCCGCGCCAGAATGAGCTGGCCCTCGCATTGCGGGAGATCGGTCGCATCGAGCGCACCCTGTTCATGATCGACTGGATTCTCGACGCCGGTCTCCAGCGCCAGGCTCAGATCGGTCTCAACAAGGGCGAGGCCCATCATGCCCTCAAGCGCGCCATCAGCTTCCATCGTCGAGGTGAGATACGCGACCGCTCAGGCGAAGGGCAGCACTATCGTATTGCCGGCATGAACCTGCTCGCCGCCATCATCATCTTCTGGAACACCATGAAACTCGGGGAGGTCGTGGACAGACGCGCCGTGGACGGCATCATCATCCCGCCTGATCTCCTCGCCCATGTCTCACCGCTGGGATGGGAACACATCAACCTCACCGGCGAATATCGCTGGCCTAAATCCTTAGCGTAGGATTTCGCCCCCTCCCGCAAACGACCCCATTCCACCCGTGCTCTTCTGGTCAAACAGCAGACCATGTTGAGTAATGCGTTACGGGCTCTTGCTTCCGAGTTCGGGCTGATTGCCCCTCTGGGCACACGCCGGCTGCCAGTGCTGATGGCAAAAATAGAGGCATCAGCAGACCTGCCTGCTGCCATGAAGCAGAGTGCCATGTTGTTATTTGAGCATTACGAAAAAGTCGCTCAGAGCATTGATGCTTTGGAAGGGCAGATCCGGGCTCGTGCAAAAAACGATGATGATGCGCGTCGGCTGATGACCATTCCCGGGGTAGGTCCCATAACGGCTTCCATGATTGTCGCCTCGGTCGCGGATATTGGCTCCTTCGCCTCTGCGCGCCATTTTGCCGCATGGCTTGGGCTTGTGCCTCGTCAGCATTCTACAGGTGGTAAAACCCGTCTGGGAAGGATTACCAAAGCGGGCAACCGGCAGATAAGAACATTGCTGGTTCTTGGCGCCACGGCCATGCTTCATCGTGCCCAGAAGTGGGAGAGCGCTGCGGGTCAGTGGTTATGCGAACTCATGGCGCGTCGTCCAAGGCGTCTGGCAACAGTCGCACTTGCCAATAAAATGGCTCGTATCATCTGGGTCCTGTTGTCACGCAAAGA
The Acetobacter oryzoeni genome window above contains:
- a CDS encoding ArsO family NAD(P)H-dependent flavin-containing monooxygenase, which gives rise to MAEQFDVVIVGGGQAALAASYFLRRTGLRYVILDNGTQAGGAWVHGWDSLHLFSPASYSSLPGWPMPDTPDGSYPTRDEVLDYLHRYEARYAPPIRRPVTVRRVERADQKFLNVRTNAGDFLSRAVIGATGTWSAPFVPDYPGQRLFSGAQIHSSHYCKAAPFTGQRVLVVGGGNSGAQIMAELSLVAQATWVTLHDPVFLPDDVDGRVLFERATARVLGGPSAMPTGGFGDIVMVPPVRAARERGVLHALRPFVRMTARGVVWPDGREEAIDAIIWCTGFRPALSAFAPLDVIEPDGLIRVNGQQAVREPRLWLLGYGSWCGPACATLLGAGRVARSMVRQLAAWLASPAQGVRLPKP
- the arsH gene encoding arsenical resistance protein ArsH; protein product: MTEPDLPALHPEYLERVDLARLEPQPRVDHPPRILLLYGSLRPRSFSRLLVLEAERILKVLGAETRVFDPTGLPVADSVPASHSKVRELRELSIWSEGQVWCSPERHGNMTAVFKNQIDWLPLTEGSIRPTQGRTLAVMQVSGGSQSFNSVNALRVLGRWMRMFTIPNQSSVPMAYTQFGDDDRMKPSPLYDRMVDVMEELMKFTSLLRDRADYLVDRYSERKTEFRLPESL
- a CDS encoding arsenic transporter, translating into MLALLIFVVTLVFVIWQPRGLGIGWSAMAGAAVALATGVIHWHDIPVVWHIVWDATFTFIALIVISLLLDEAGFFHWAALHVVRWGKGRGRTLFPLIVVLGAAIAAVFANDGAALLLTPIVIAILTQLRLSPAAALAFIVATGFVADTTSLPLVISNLVNIVSANFFGIAFDRYAAIMVPVDLVALGATLAVLWLWYRRQVPATYPVAELPAPATAIRDPHVFRAAFPLLALVLAAYFLTAPFHIPVCVVACLAAGTLLLVAGYGRVIAVRKVLRGAPWQIVIFSLGMYLVVYGLRNAGLTNYLATALVWLGHQGTFTATIGTGFLAAVLSSIMNNMPSVLVGALAIQQAHDITPLTRDLMIYANVIGCDLGPKFTPIGSLATLLWLHVLASRNHRVTWGQYMKVGLAITPPVLLVTLAALSLWLPWISHS
- the arsC gene encoding arsenate reductase (glutaredoxin) (This arsenate reductase requires both glutathione and glutaredoxin to convert arsenate to arsenite, after which the efflux transporter formed by ArsA and ArsB can extrude the arsenite from the cell, providing resistance.), with the protein product MTITIYHNPACGTSRNVLALIRNSGEEPRIIEYLKTPPSREELVSLIARMGVPVRSVLREKGTPFHELGLDNPALSDDALIDAMIAHPILMNRPIVVTPLGAALCRPSEAVLDILPNPQRGAFVKEDGEKIVDESGKRIS
- a CDS encoding ArsR/SmtB family transcription factor, which codes for MDTESALAALSALSQSTRLEIFRLLVRHEPDGLPAGDVARHLDVPQNTISAHLATLARAGLLTSQRHSRLIVYRACLPSLRDLMLFLVRDCCAGSPELCAPLIATLSSCCPSRESCS
- a CDS encoding recombinase family protein translates to MLIGYARVSKADGSQSLDLQHDALRAAGIEPGNIYDDRASGSRDDRPGLAACLKSLRDGDVLVVWKLDRLGRSLAHLVNTVKDLSDRRIGLRVLTGKGAQIDTTTASGRMVFGIFATLAEFERDLIRERTMAGLAAARARGRKGGRKFALTKAQVRLAQAAMAQRDTSVSDLCKELGIERVTLYRYVGPKGELRDYGKRVLSLA
- a CDS encoding Tn3 family transposase, translating into MPRRVTLTDRQREALFHLPVDQGDLLRHYTLSDEDLGHIRQRRRAHNRFGFALQLCVLRYPGRVLTPGELIPAQVSDFIAAQLGLSRDDLLLYAAREETRHEHLADLRRIYGYRSFSGRGARDLRDWIAREAEAATSNEDLARRFVAECRRTRTILPGFSTIERLCADALVKAERRIEDRIAHRITPALSENLAHLLENTVDGRITRFVWLRQFEVGANSAAANRLMDRLEYLHKFDLPADLLDGVPAHRVTRLRRQGERYYADGMRDLPEGRRLAILAVCTMEWRSSLADVIVETHDRIVGRLYRVSERLCSTKIADEKAAVRDTLKSFAEIGGALLGAQDDGASLDGIITTGPGWERFRTLVATASALTNVLAADPLSRVLDGYHRFRLYAPRMLRLLDMQAAPIAKPLLTAIALLQSGIKSDPPMDFLRPNSKWHRHLRAAPAGDYRLWEIAVLFHIRDAFRSGDIWLAKSRRYGDLKQILVPPQAIEQTARFAVPLQPGEWLAERRARLDTQLKALGRAARTGTIPGGIIENGKLHIDKLKADTPEGTEDLVLDLYQQLPSTRITDLLLEVDERTGFSEAFTHLRTGVPCRDHIGLMNVLLAEGVNLGLRKMAAATNTHSFWELLRIARWHVEGSAYDRALAMIVEAHAALPMSAFWGQGKSASSDGQFFLATEQGEAMNLINAKYGNVPGLKGYSHVSDQYAPFATQVIPATVSEAPYILDGLLMNDAGRRVRQHFADTGGFTDHVFAASSLLGYRFAPRIRDLSQKRLYAFTPNATPANVRALVGGKINEPLIERNWPDILRVTATIAAGIVAPSQILRKLASYPRQNELALALREIGRIERTLFMIDWILDAGLQRQAQIGLNKGEAHHALKRAISFHRRGEIRDRSGEGQHYRIAGMNLLAAIIIFWNTMKLGEVVDRRAVDGIIIPPDLLAHVSPLGWEHINLTGEYRWPKSLA